The sequence TTAAGCTCGAAAACTTCCCTCTTAACGTCACAGAGTTTTTGCTCGCGGCTGATGTGTCAACCGCCGTAGGTAAAATATCTCTAGTTAAGTTGTTTGAGTTATCACTAGTTTCAAAACTTTATTGTTCCATTTTCcaataataatagattaatGGCATAGTTCAATTCGTCTTAAAGTTTTGTTACCCAAAGTTTGCTCATTAAACTACCCCAAGATTTAACATTCTCACGCAGGAACTTGTAACTTCATAATAGTATCAAAGCTAATATATCGAGAACAAACAACTTCGGTATCTTTATTCCCGGCGCCTGCCTCCAAACTCGGGCCGTATTCTGTTCGTAACTAACTTCCAGTTAGACCCGTAAACGACTTTACGTGTCGAACAAGGAAATCAAATTATCAACTCCTACCAACTTCGCACCTCTTCCAGCCCGTACTAGATACTGGAATTTGTTGCCCGAAAACGGTCGCCCTTCCACTATTTGAAAATTCTGTGCGTTTCTTTagacaaaaatatgtataggGGCACGCGACGCCAAACAAGCTTTATTGGGTATCTTCACCAAAGTATGCGAGTTGGGAATTCAATAAGTGACAACGGAAAGAATTAAGCGGTAACGTAACCTGCACTTTGTATCCGATTGTCACTTTGATGTTTTCTTCCACAACTTTTCATTCTTCCTCACTTCTTGAAAAGTCATTAACCtcgataaattaatttagacaTTGATAAATTTTAGTCTtataggaataaataaaatcgttaaatatagattagtatttttgtaataagtatACAGTATTTCATATCTCCAATCACTCAAAAGAATACACGACAACGCATCATATTACCATAATTTCTTAGACGGTGCGCAGGTTTCCTTTTTTTAACCCGATGCGGTGGCTCgattaagaaaacattacataatTGTGCGAGAGCTGTCGGGCGCGTAAGTGGCGCCATGCGAGGGAACGTGTAACTATGTGGGGGCGGCGAGGGTGCGGGAGGCGAGGCGCACAGAGGGGCGGCTATGAACGCCACCACTCTCACCAAACTGACGGACCGATAGCTTCGTTAGTCGCACACGAACCACGATGAGGACGGCACGCGTCGGCGTTGCCTCCAACAACGAACGTACGTGCGTCGCGATGTAAACATTAACCTGTGAAGTGACACATTAATGAAGTCTCTACAATATTATTGACTCAAACTAAGTTAACGTTTCCagttaccatttttatttaatcgaaTAGACAAATGTGTGTAGAAAATGTTTCAATTGCTGACTCTTTTGTTAGTGACTTTGGGTGTTAATGCGGCTTATGCTCCAAGAGGTGTGGATAACTGCAGTCGCCCAAAAGGTGACGAAGACACATTGTGCCAGGTGCGGACTTTAGACGCCGAAGGATCTAGTTTAACAACTGCACCATCCGAGAGCACAAAACGGCTCTCTATAGAATGCAACCAACTACTTCTGTTCGAAAGTTATCTCGAAGCAAACTATTTCCAAAGATTTTCAACGCTTGCTGAACTAACACTACAGAACTGCAAACTACTAAGAATACCCGGCAACGCGTTCGAAGGTTTGCGCGAACTGAAAAAGTTGTCGATTAGATCTAAAAACTACGATTGGAGCCCGAATAAAAACTTGGAACTCTCACTTGGAACTTTCAACGGTTTGCGAGAACTGCAAACACTAGACCTGGGTGAAAATAATCTGAAAGCAATACCGCAGGATGTTTTTTGCCCGCTGGACAATTTGCAAGTGTTAAATGTTACTCAAAACAGGATCAAAAGTGTGGATCGTCTCGGATTTGGGAAAAGCTGTGGTTCGGGCCTGCGAAGCCTAGATTTAAGCCATAATGAACTCAAATCTCTCTCCGACGAATCGGAAATTACAGGATTAAAACGGCTTCAAGAGTTAAGACTCCAACACAATAATATCACAGACATTTCAGGTGAAACATTTAATGGACTTATTTCGTtgagaatattaaatatatccTATAATAACCTTCAGTTTATACCAGAGGGTACGTTCGCTAGCACGAAGGAGTTGCGAGAggtatatttgaataataacttGTTATTTGAAGTAGCCAAAGGCGTGTTCCACCGATTAGAACAGTTGCTTGTCTTAGATTTATCGAATAATCAGCTCTCGAGCGCTCACATTGACGGTGGAACATTTGTTGGCCTTATTCGtttagtaattttaaacttatctaATAATGCGTTGACGAGAATAGACAGCAAGACATTTAAGGATTTGTTCTTTTTGCAAATAttagatttaagaaataattctATAGGTTACATTGAAGAGAATACTTTCCTACCTTTGTATAATTTGCATACTTTAAATTTAGCTGAGAATCGCTTACACACGATAGACGAGTTCCTATTTAACGGATTGTTTGTACTTagtaagttaaatttaaataataacttattggTAAATATAGATCAGAAGGCGTTTAAAAACTGTTCCGACTTAAAAGAATTAGATTTAAGTTCGAACCAGTTAACGGATGTCCCGTCTGCAATTTGGGAGTTATCGTTATTAAAAACTCTAGATCTCGGCGAGAATCAAATCTTAGACATCAAAAATGGTTCTTTCAAAAACTTAGACCAATTAACCGGTTTAAGATTAATCGACAATCAAATCGGAAACCTCACTGTCGGTATGTTTTTTGATTTGCCAAGCTTACAAGTACTGAATTTggctaaaaataaagttcaagcCGTGGAAAGAGGTACGTTcgttaacaacaaacaattagaGGCTATTCGGTTAGACGGCAATTTTGTGTCAGATATCAACGGCGTATTTTCGACCTTACTTAGTTTACTTTGGCTCAATCTTTCGGACAACCATTTAGTCTGGTTTGATTACGCTTTCATACCGATCAATTTAAAATGGCTCGACGTTCACAACAACTTTATTGAACACTtaggaaattattataaactccAAGACgaaattcatataaaaacattAGACGTGAGCCATAACCGTATCGTGGAAATATCGCCGATGGCAATACCCAACAGTGTGGAGTTACTGTTCATAAACAATAACCACATAAACAGCATTGAAGTGAACACGTTTATAGAGAAACGTAATCTCACTCGAGTTGATATTTACGCAAATGAGATATCTCATTTAGATATCAACAGCCTCCGGTTGTCCCCGGTCCCCTTGAACAAGTCGTTGCCTGAGTTCTACATCGGAGGAAATCCGTTTAACTGTGATTGCTCTATGGAATGGCTGCCTTTGATAAACAATATGACTGCAATGAGACAGCATCCAAGAATAATGGATCTTGAAAATGTGTTGTGCAAAATGACACACACCAGAGGCGTAACTCACATACCATTAAGCAACTTACAGTCAACTGACTTCTTGTGTACGTACGAAACACATTGTTTCACTCTCTGCCGCTGTTGCGATTACGTAGCATGCGATTGCCAAATGACGTGCCCGAATAATTGTTCCTGTT comes from Trichoplusia ni isolate ovarian cell line Hi5 chromosome 27, tn1, whole genome shotgun sequence and encodes:
- the LOC113505884 gene encoding toll-like receptor 7, translating into MFQLLTLLLVTLGVNAAYAPRGVDNCSRPKGDEDTLCQVRTLDAEGSSLTTAPSESTKRLSIECNQLLLFESYLEANYFQRFSTLAELTLQNCKLLRIPGNAFEGLRELKKLSIRSKNYDWSPNKNLELSLGTFNGLRELQTLDLGENNLKAIPQDVFCPLDNLQVLNVTQNRIKSVDRLGFGKSCGSGLRSLDLSHNELKSLSDESEITGLKRLQELRLQHNNITDISGETFNGLISLRILNISYNNLQFIPEGTFASTKELREVYLNNNLLFEVAKGVFHRLEQLLVLDLSNNQLSSAHIDGGTFVGLIRLVILNLSNNALTRIDSKTFKDLFFLQILDLRNNSIGYIEENTFLPLYNLHTLNLAENRLHTIDEFLFNGLFVLSKLNLNNNLLVNIDQKAFKNCSDLKELDLSSNQLTDVPSAIWELSLLKTLDLGENQILDIKNGSFKNLDQLTGLRLIDNQIGNLTVGMFFDLPSLQVLNLAKNKVQAVERGTFVNNKQLEAIRLDGNFVSDINGVFSTLLSLLWLNLSDNHLVWFDYAFIPINLKWLDVHNNFIEHLGNYYKLQDEIHIKTLDVSHNRIVEISPMAIPNSVELLFINNNHINSIEVNTFIEKRNLTRVDIYANEISHLDINSLRLSPVPLNKSLPEFYIGGNPFNCDCSMEWLPLINNMTAMRQHPRIMDLENVLCKMTHTRGVTHIPLSNLQSTDFLCTYETHCFTLCRCCDYVACDCQMTCPNNCSCYHDPTWNKNVVDCSSQSAIEIPEKIPMDATEVYLDGNDFKELQNYAFIGRKNMRSLYVNSSQVENIQNRTFAGLSSLITLHLGNNKLKHLNGYEFEHLTQLNELYLQDNFISHIANSTFLTLNSLKILRIDGNRLVDFNVWSLNVNRNLNALTLGNNMWSCKCRYLQKFTSYISDNVGKIVDITDVWCWNTDPKSTQKKELNLNGTICSDYYAGDSVIDNMMVSNYMPMMVTTLSGFMLIMLVILVIFLFRDTIRIWLYTSCGIRLFPFTGAYDDTDKLYDAYVCYSPKDDDFVIQTLAAELENGSPSYHLCLHYRDIPQHNVAYMQCTLPLPEAAEASKRIIIVLTRNFIETEWSRFEFRQALYEILKPRIYTLIIIEESSVLPEAECDPDLRPYLKTSSRIRWGQNKFWEKLRYAMPDQKYKSKSSAYRNNINSYTMRSGMQNGTMRSFSFTEKIRGSADGVSTTPEFVEHRPQHVQTGPYGPDGRPPSDHIYSSIDSDYSSLELGANNPNRRREFRHWPPPPPLIDTQSSGQAYLV